The following coding sequences lie in one Paroedura picta isolate Pp20150507F chromosome 10, Ppicta_v3.0, whole genome shotgun sequence genomic window:
- the CTSO gene encoding cathepsin O: protein MSLWPWLLLCLPPAFGDGAWPGTPRASLGRRHNCSNNSSGSGSSRRLAGESGAALWESVKRIRNLNSLSPSDSITAFYGINQFSHLFPEEFRAIYLQSRSSPVPKHIPEPEGTRTRLPARFDWRDKNAVTSVKNQETCGGCWAFSVVGSIESAYAIKENVLEELSVQQVIDCSYNNHGCNGGSTNSALSWLNQTHVKLVRDSTYSFKAQTGLCHYFSSSDFGVSITGYTAFDFSGLEEEMMQMLVKRGPLVAIVDALSWQDYLGGIIQYHCSSREPNHAVLITGFDTTGSIPYWIVRNSWGHSWGIDGYAHVKIGSNVCGISDEVSAVFV, encoded by the exons ATGAGTCTGTGGCCTTGGCTGCTCTTGTGCCTGCCCCCCGCCTTCGGGGACGGAGCCTGGCCCGGGACCCCGCGAGCAAGCCTCGGCCGCCGCCACAActgcagcaacaacagcagcggcagcggcagcagcaggcgCCTCGCGGGAGAGTCGGGAGCTGCGCTCTGG GAAAGTGTAAAAAGAATTAGGAATTTGAATTCATTATCACCAAGTGATAGCATCACTGCTTTCTATGGAATAAATCAGTTTTCCCACTTATTTCCTGAAGAATTTAGAG cTATTTATTTACAAAGTAGATCTTCTCCAGTTCCCAAACACATTCCAGAACCAGAGGGAACAAGAACACGCTTACCAGCAAGATTTGATTGGAGAGATAAAAATGCTGTTACATCAGTGAAAAATCAAGAAACG tGTGGAGGCTGCTGGGCTTTTAGTGTTGTCGGCAGCATAGAGTCTGCTTATGCAATAAAAGAGAATGTTCTGGAAGAGCTCAGTGTACAACAGGTCATTGATTGTTCCTACAACAACCACGGTTGCAACGGTGGCTCTACAAACAGTGCTCTGAGTTGGCTAAATCAG ACCCATGTGAAGCTAGTGAGAGATTCCACGTATTCTTTTAAAGCTCAAACAGGATTATGTCACTATTTTAGTTCCTCGGATTTTGGAGTCTCAATCACTGGGTACACTGCCTTTGACTTCAG TGGTCTTGAAGAAGAAATGATGCAGATGCTTGTTAAACGGGGTCCTTTGGTGGCAATTGTAGATGCGCTTAGCTGGCAAGATTACTTGGGTGGCATCATACAGTACCACTGTTCCAGTAGAGAACCAAATCATGCTGTACTCATTACTGGCTTTGATACAACAG GTAGCATCCCCTATTGGATTGTACGGAACTCTTGGGGACATTCATGGGGAATAGATGGCTATGCTCATGTTAAAATTGGGTCCAACGTCTGTG GTATTTCTGATGAAGTTTCTGCTGTGTTTGTGTGA